The sequence GGACGCGTGCGTAACGTCACCCACAGACCCGAGGCCAAAAGATTGTCCACAACCTGCGCTTCAGTCAAGCTGGCCAGTTGATGGGCACCGTACGCAGTGAAGGGCTCCTCGTCTTCGGTTTCGTCAAGTCGGATGATGACTGACTGGAGCATGCGTTCAGCTCCACGCCTGATGGCAATCACCTCGCCGGCACCCGGAGCAGTGATGCGCACGCCGGGTAGCTTCTTGTGCTCAAACAGCGATTGGCCAATCCTGACCTTGTCCCCTTCGGCTACCCGCATGCCGGGTTTGAGATCTAGATGATCCATGCCCAGAACGGCAACGTGGCGGACCGGTTTGGCTACATGGACACGCTGCTCCGGTTTCCCGCTGACCGGCAGATCCAACCCTTTTTTGATTCTGACAATCATAGAAGTTGTGATTGAATTAAAACTGTCGCGATGCATTGATTTGACCAACCTTATGTGAACGGTCAGTTTTCATGATTCGAGTTGGTGTACACAAACAGCGGGGTTGAGGATGGAAGCGCCTTGTGTCTGTAAGTTCCAACTGTCTTTCATCGGAAATCCATCTTCGTTTCGGATGTACCTCCAGGGACGACCGCCGGGGATGACAGCAGGCAGAATAGCGACCGCAGTCCGCCTCACACCATCTCACGGGTTCCTTCTCTTTGTTCCTATCGTCTCACCATCTCAGGAGCTGATGTATTGTTTAAGCTGCTGGATGAGCGTTTCCTTTTCGTCGATCAGGAGCGCTGCCATATCGCGCAAGGAGACGATACCAATGAACTTGTCCCCTTCAAAGACCAGCAGGTGGCGGCATTGATGTTCCTTCATGAGATCCAAGCAGGTGGCGGCAGTGTCGTTGGGGCTGACTTTGATGGGGTCGCGGGCTTTCACATCCTTGATCAGGACCTTTCCCGGGTCCTTCCCCTTCCCGACCACGTTCATCATCAACTCACGCTCCGTGAACAGCCCGCAAATGCCGGAAGCACCGGTAAGTACCACGGACCCGATGAATTCCTCAGTCATAAGTTGAACGGCATCAAACACGGATCTGTTTTCATCGATGGTGGCTACTCGCTTTACAATTTGCGTTGCGATCGTCATGGCTGCATTTCCTCCTGTTACAATCCTTCCCGTCATCGTAAGATCGAGACATAGATCGCGGTCGCCGGAATCCCGTGTTGCATGAAGAATAGACCAGGTCGTGCGCGTCTTCACCCCGTGCAGAATCTTCACGGCTCCATACTGGGTGCGCCAAGGGCGTCATCATGGCTCCCTATTGACTGGGCCAGAACTCATCAGCCTTCTCTCAATACTTTCAGGACGGCTTGCACCATCTCTCGGCCATCGCCGAACAACATAATTGTCTTGTTCGCGGCGAACAAGGGATTGGGGATGCCCGCGAAGCCAGGACTCAGGCTGCGCTTAATCACCACGGCGGTTCTCGCCTTGTCCACATCGAGGATCGGCATGCCGGCAATGGGGCTCGTGGGGTCGGTCCGTGCCAGTGGATTCACCACATCGTTCGCGCCGATAACGAGCGCGACATCCGTTTGTTCGAACATGGGATTGCTCTCGTCGAGATCTTTGAGCAACTCATACGGAACGTTCGCCTCCGCCAGCAGCACGTTCATATGTCCCGGCATACGTCCCGCCACCGGATGGATGGCGAATTCGACCTCAATGCCGCGTCCGCGCAACAGTTCGGCGAGGTGCGCCACGCTATGCTGGGCCTGGGAGACGGCCATCCCATAACCAGGCACGATCACCACCCGGCGCGCGGCCTCGAAGAGCACGGCGACTTCTTCCGGCGAACCGGCTTTCACCCGCCCCGTATAGATCTCCTCATCCTGCCCGCCCTGTTTCGCAGGCGGGGCGCTTCCCACCATCACATCCACCAGCGATCGGTTCATGGCTCGACACATGATCTGCGTGAGAATGAATCCCGACGCGCCCACCAGCGACCCGGCAATAATCAACACGTTATTGTTGAGCACAAAGCCTGTCGCAGCCGCGGCGAGCCCGGAACAGGAATTGAGCAAGGCAATGATCACCGGCATGTCGGCCCCCCCAACCGGCAGCACGAACAACAACCCGAGCAACGACGAGACGGCCACGACGAGCCAGTAGGCGGCATGAGGTTCAGGTGTCAGCAAGAGCCAGAGTCCGAGTCCTCCAGCGGCGATGGCCAGTCCGGCGTTGATCGCGTATTGGCCGGGAAACCGAACGGCGCTCTCGGTGATGAGCGCTTGCAACTTGGCAAAGGCCACGAGACTGCCCCAGAACGTCACCGCGCCGATCACACCGGAGGCGACCGCGGCCACGGTGAAATGGCTGAGTGTCGCGACGGCCCCATCCTGGTTCTCCAGCAACCCGGCTCCGGCCACAAGGACAGACGCGCCGCCGCCTAATCCGTTCAGGATCGCGACCATTTGCGGCATGGCGGTCATCTGGATCTTCAGCGCCAGCGTCGCGCCGATGACCGATCCGATCAACAGCGCGATGGCGATCGTCTGGAACCCCAGAATGCGCTGGTCGAACAGCGTCAGCGCGACGGCCAGGAGCATTCCCAGCGAG comes from Nitrospira sp. and encodes:
- a CDS encoding CBS domain-containing protein — its product is MKTRTTWSILHATRDSGDRDLCLDLTMTGRIVTGGNAAMTIATQIVKRVATIDENRSVFDAVQLMTEEFIGSVVLTGASGICGLFTERELMMNVVGKGKDPGKVLIKDVKARDPIKVSPNDTAATCLDLMKEHQCRHLLVFEGDKFIGIVSLRDMAALLIDEKETLIQQLKQYISS
- a CDS encoding NAD(P)(+) transhydrogenase (Re/Si-specific) subunit beta, translating into MNAALINLGYLGASALFVVGLKGLAHPRTAARGNVLGSLGMLLAVALTLFDQRILGFQTIAIALLIGSVIGATLALKIQMTAMPQMVAILNGLGGGASVLVAGAGLLENQDGAVATLSHFTVAAVASGVIGAVTFWGSLVAFAKLQALITESAVRFPGQYAINAGLAIAAGGLGLWLLLTPEPHAAYWLVVAVSSLLGLLFVLPVGGADMPVIIALLNSCSGLAAAATGFVLNNNVLIIAGSLVGASGFILTQIMCRAMNRSLVDVMVGSAPPAKQGGQDEEIYTGRVKAGSPEEVAVLFEAARRVVIVPGYGMAVSQAQHSVAHLAELLRGRGIEVEFAIHPVAGRMPGHMNVLLAEANVPYELLKDLDESNPMFEQTDVALVIGANDVVNPLARTDPTSPIAGMPILDVDKARTAVVIKRSLSPGFAGIPNPLFAANKTIMLFGDGREMVQAVLKVLREG